The genomic interval GGCGTGCACATTCAACTCGAGAAGCACATCCCTGTCGCCGCGGGGCTCGCCGGCGGGTCGAGCGACGCCGCGGCTGTTTTGCGCGGGCTGAATCAGCTGGCAGGCGCGGGGCTTACGTTGGACGAGCTCGCCGACATTGGCGCAGAGGTGGGCTCCGACGTGCCCTACTGCGTCTACGGCGGGCTTGCCATTGCGCGCGGTCGCGGCGAGCGCGTGACGCGATATGCGCACGTCCCGGCCATGTACGCGGTGCTTCTGCACCCGCGCATCTTCGTCTCGACCGCGGATGTCTACCGCGGCCTCCAGCCCTCCGATTTCACCTCGTCCCCGCGCAGCGAGGAGATGGTGCGCTGCCTCGCGGAGGGGGATCACGAGCGCGCCGTTTCGCTCGTCCACAACGCCCTGGAGCGCGTGACTCTGAGCCTTTATCCGGAGCTTCGGGCGCTCAAGGAGCGGGTGACGTCCATCGCGCAGCGGCCTGTGCACATGTCCGGGTCGGGGCCGACGATGTTCGTGCTGACGCCCGTGCACACGCACGCCCAGCGGCTGTACAATGCGCTCCGCGGCATCATGAAAGACGTGTACGTGTGCCGGTTTGTGGGCGGCTACGCCCACGCACACGCGCGGAGCTGAGGAGGCGGGCCATGCAGCGGCATGAACGGCTCATCCGCCTGACCCGCCGACTCGTCGAGCGCCCCATGGCGCCCATCGGCATCTCGGCGCTGGCCGAGGCGTGGGGCGTGGCTAAGTCGACGCTGAGCGAGGACGTGCAACTCGTCCGCGAAGTGCTTGCCGAGGACGGCGCCGGCCGGGTGGAGACGCTCGTCGGGGCCCAGGGCGGCGTGCGTTTCGTGCCTCAGGTGGCCCGGGATCGCGCCGAAGCCTTTCTGTGGGACGTCGCTCGCCGACTCGCCTCGCCCGATCGCGTCATCGCGGGCGAGTTCTTGTACGCGTCGGATGTGCTCGGCGATCCGGACGTGATCGACACGGCGGGCGCCATGGTGGCGAGCCGATTCGCCCACGCGGGCGTCGAGGTCGTGGTGACCGTCGAGACGAAGGGGATCCCGCTCGCCGCGAGCGCCGCGCGGTATTTGCACGCGCCGCTCGCCATCGTCCGGCGCGAGCAGCGCGTGACAGAGGGCGCATCGCTCACGACGCACTACGTGTCCGGGTCGGCGAAGCGCATCCAGACCATGTCCTTGAGCACCCGGCTCGTTCCGAGGGGCGCGCGGGCGCTCATCGTGGACGACTTCATGCGCGCGGGCGCCACGGCCCGGGCGGTGGCCGAGCTCATCGGCGAGTTTGGCGGCGAGGTCTGCGGCACGGCGGTCTTTATGGCCACCTCGCAGCCCGCGCAGAAAATGGTCGCCGACTACGTGGCGCTGCTCGAGGTCGGCCCCGTGCGCGAGAGCGGCTTTGAGGTTCGCCCCAACCTCGGCGCGCTGGAGCGGCGCGTTACCCATGTCGATTGAGGAGGTCTTGTCCATGCAGATCATTCACACGGATCAGGCGCCGAAGGCCATCGGCCCATATGCTCAGGCGGTTCAGGTGGACCGATTCGTCTACACGTCCGGCCAGATCCCGCTCACGCCCCAGGGCGAGATGGTCCAGGGAGGCGTGAAAGAGCAGGTGGAGCAGGTGTTCCGCAACCTCGACGCGGTGCTCACGGCCGCAGGCGCGCGGCGCGATCAGGTCGTGAAGGCCACCATCTTCATGACGGATCTCGCCGAGTTCCAGGTGGTCAACGAGGCGTGCGAGGCGTTCTTCGGCAGCCATAAACCCGCTCGCTCCACCGTGCAGGTCGCGGCGCTTCCGCGCGGTGCCAAGGTCGAGATCGAGCTCGTCGCCTACCTGGATTGACGAGCGCCAAGCGGAAAACGGAGAACGAGGTCGAATTTTTGAAAAAATGATGACGATCTGTGCAGGAGTTTGCCGCCCGGATGTTGAATTGGTCGTGCAAGACAGATGTGACCAATTCGCGACATCTTCGCGACATCAGGGTGGTGAAGAGGGTGCAGATCACCGATGTAAGGCTTCGCCGAGTGGCGAGTGAAGGCCGCATGAAGGCGATCGCGTCCATTACCATCGACAGCGAGTTCGTCGTCCACGACATCCGCGTGATCGATGGCAACAACGGCATGTTTGTCGCGATGCCGAGCAAGAAGACGCCGGACGGCGAGTTTCGGGACATCGCGCATCCCATTTCGTCGTCCACGCGCCAGAAGATCCAGGAGGCCGTCCTCGCCGCGTACTACCGCGCGCAGGAGGCGGACGCCGAGAACTCGCAGCCGCTTCGCGACTCGGCCATGTGAAGCTTGTGTGAAAAGTCCCTGGCGAAAGTCAGGGCTTTTTTGTGATCGCGGGCCTGCCAAATTGAAATGCACCCCCCCATCGGGTACACTTTGTGGCGACAAGATTTGTGGGAGCGCACACATGGCGCGCTCGGAGGAGATATTGCATGGCGCAAACCGCTGTCGTGCTGGCCGCGGGGCACGGCACACGCATGAAATCGCAGACCCACAAGGTGTTGCACCCGGTATGTGGGAAGCCCATGATTCACCACCTTTTGGATAGCCTCCGCGAGGCGCAGATGGATCAAGTCGTGGTGGTGGTGGGACAGCATCGGGAACAGGTGGAGGCATCCATTCGCGGCCGCGCGCAAATCGCGGTCCAGGAGAAGCAGCTCGGTACCGCAGACGCCGTGCGGGCGGCGCTGCCGCTCGTTCCTTCCGATACAGAGACGGTGGTCGTGCTCTACGGCGACGCACCGCTCATTCGGCCGGAGACCATTCTGCACCTGATGCGGCTGCGCGAGGAGAACCGCGCAGCCTGCGTCGTGCTTGCGGCGGAAGTGACGAATCCGAAGGGGCTCGGCCGGGTCTTTTTGAACGATCGCGGCGAGGTGGAGCGGATCGTCGAGGAGAAAGACGCGACGCCGGAAGAGCGCGCGCACAGGCTCATCAACACGGGCATCTACGCGTTTCGGCGGGATGCGCTGGAACAGGCCCTTCGCGAGGTCAAGAACGACAACGCGCAGGGGGAATATTACCTGACGGACACGGCGCTCATCCTGTCCCGCCGCGGCGAGCGCGTGATCGCGCATATCGCGGAGGACGAGGACGAGATCGCGAGCGTGAACAACCGCGCCGAGTTGGCGCGCGTGGAGGCCATCTGCAGACAGCGGATTCTCACGCGCTGGATGATGGAGGGGGTCACGGTGGTGGACCCCAACACGACGTATATCGAGGCGGATGTGGAGCTCGCGCCGGACGTGACCCTGCTCCCGGGCACGATGCTCGCGGGCCGCACGCGGATATCGCCGGGGGCGGTCATCGGGCCGCACACGCGGCTGGTGGACACGGTCGTGCGGGAAGGGGCCCGCGTTCAGTACACGGTGGCGGTCGAGGCCGTCATTGGCGAAGACGCCGAGGTGGGGCCGTTCGCGTACCTGCGCCCCGGTGCGGAGATTGGGCGGCGGGTGAAGATTGGGGATTTCGTCGAGGTGAAAAACAGCCGCATCGGCGATGACACCAAGGTGAGCCACCTGGCGTACGTGGGAGACGCCGAGATCGGCCGCAACGTCAACGTCGGGTGCGGGGCCATCACCGTGAACTACGATGGCGAGCGGAAGCATCGAACGGTCGTCGGCGACGACAGCTTCATCGGCTCGAACGTGAACCTCATCGCGCCGGTGACCATTGGCAAGGGCGCGTATGTCGTCGCGGGCACGACGGTGACGGACGACGTCGGCGACGACGGCTTCGCCATCGGCCGAGTACCGCAGACCACCAAGCCGAACTACGTCCGGGCGTGGAAGGCGCGCAGGCAGAATCGGAATCCGGAGAAGGGCGGGAACCATTGTGGCCATTGACGCCGACTTGAAGCTCGTCACGGGAAATGCCAATCCGGCATTGGCGCAGGAAATTGCCGACTACATCGGAGTCCCGCTGGCGGACTGCCAAGTCGGGCGGTTTTCGGACGGCGAGGTCCGCATCCGCCTGGGCGAGAGCGTGCGAGGCGCAAACGTGTTCATCATTCAACCCACGAGCCAGCCGGTCAACGAGCACCTCATGGAGCTCCTCATCCTGATGGACGCGGTCAAGCGCGCCTCGGCGCGCACCATCAACGTCGTGATTCCGTACTATGGATATGCGCGTCAGGATCGCAAAGCCCGCGCGCGTGATCCCATCACGGCGAAGCTCGTCGCCAATCTGCTGCAGACGGCGGGCGCGAGCCGCGTCATTTCGATGGACCTGCACGCCGGCCAGATCCAGGGCTTCTTCGACATCCCGGTCGATCACCTGATCGGGATGCCCATCCTGGCGGATTACTTCCTGGACAAGCAAATTGAGAACCCCGTGGTGGTGTCGCCGGACATGGGCGGTGTCACGAGGGCGCGCGCGTTCGCGGAGCGGCTCGGCGCGCCACTCGCCATCATCGACAAGCGGCGGCCGGACGCCAACGTGGCGCAGGTCATGAACATTATCGGCGATATCGAGGGCAAGACGGCCATCCTGATTGACGACATGATTGACACGGCGGGGACCATCACCGCGGGCGCGGCGGAGCTTTTGAAGCGGGGCGCGCGTGGGGTGTACGCGTGCTGCATTCACCCGGTGCTCTCGGGACAGGGCGTGGAGCGCCTGCAGAACTCCGCCATCGAAGAGGTGGTCGTCACGAACACCATCGCGCTGCCCGAACACAAGCGGATCGACAAAATCAAGGTGCTGTCGGTGGCGGAACTCATCGCGGAGGCCATTATCCGCGTGCACACGCAGCGCTCCGTGAGTCAGCTGTTCGACTGAGGAGAGACGGACCTTGAAAGTCATCGTGGGACTCGGAAATCCGGGGCGCGAGTATGAGCGCACCCGGCACAACGCCGGGTTCATGGCCATCGACATCTTGGCGGAGAAACTCGCGGCGCGCGTGGATCAGGCCGACTTCCACGCGCTCGTCGGCGACGCGCGCTACGCGGGCGAAAAGGTTCTGTTGGTGAAGCCGCACACGTATATGAACGTAAGCGGCCTTTCCGTGGGCGAGATCGTCCGCTACTATCGGATCGATCCGGCTGAGGACCTGATGGTCCTCTACGACGACATGGACTTTCCGCCGGGCGTCGTGCGCCTGAAGGCGCAGGGGTCGGCGGGAGGCCACAACGGGATCAAGTCCATCATCGAATCGCTCGGCACGGAGAAGTTCGGGCGCGTCCGCATTGGCATCGGCCGGCCCCCGAAAGGAGCGCCGATTGTTCCGTACGTGCTGGGAGCGTTTTCACGAGAGGAAGAGCCGCACGTCCGCAGGGCGCTCGAAACGGCTGCGGACGCTGCGCTGTACGCCGTCGAACGCGGATTCGCCGAAGCCATGACCCGCTACAACGCGGCGGCCAGGGCTTGAGCCGCCGCGAGCGGCGGAGGTATGGGAAGCGTATCGCGTCTCCATACTAAGGGGAGACCTGTCTGACACACGTCTGACAAAGGGGCGATCCCGATGCGCTTCGAATACGTCTGCCGCTATTGCAGACAGAAAATTGGGGCGGTGGAGGCGCCGCACTGGTCGCTCGGAGACGCGATGGAGCGGCTTGGCCTGCACCATCTGGAGCCGGATCACCAGTGGGACGTCATCCGCCCGAGAGACAACCAGTTTGAGATTCAAACCGTCTGCGACGCCTGCGAGCAGGCCGTCGCGATGCATCCCGAACTGCTATTAGAAGGAAGTATCATACAATAAATCCAGGTACATGCGTGTGCTGGGAGGGGGACAAGGTGAAGGGTCTCGTCGAACTCATGGCCGCGGACGGGGCGCTTTCGTCATTGGCGGATGGGATGGGGCCGCGCAGAAACGACATACTCATCACGGGCGTGACCGGGGCCGGGCGGCAGCTCGTGATGGCGGCCTTGTACCATCTCCGCAATCGCCGTCTCCCAGAGTCGATGATTGTGGTGACGCATACGGCCAGTCACGCCCAGACCATCTGGGAGGACTTGAAGGAGTACCTGCCGGATGCGCGCGTCTATCTCTATCCCGAGCGAGACAACGCGCTCGTCGATTACCTGGCGTCGTCGTCGGACGTACTGGCGGATCGGCTGCACGTCCTTGAGGCCCTCGCGCAGGAGGGCCCTGTCGTTGTGGTCACGACCCTTTTGGCCGCCTGGCAGCCGGTGACGAAAAAGAGCCATTTTCTACACTCGCTGGTGAACCTCGCGGTAGGTGAATCGAAGCCGATTGACGACGTCGTAGCGCAGCTAGTGCGCGGCGGCTACGAGCGCGTGAGCCTCGTGGAGAGCCGCGGCCAGTTCAGCGTGCGCGGCGGCATCCTCGACGTCTTTCCGATGGGCCACGATCTCCCCTACCGCATCGAGTGGTTCGACACGGACATTGACTCCATCCGGACGTTCGATCCCGCCACGCAGCGATCCCAGGACAAGCGGGATCGCGTGTCGTTTGGCCCTGCATTCGACCTGATGCTTCCTCAGCCCGTTGCGGACAAGGTGGCGGATGAACTCGAGGCGCGGCTTGAAGCCAGGCTGAAGACGGTGACGGATGCGGCGCTCCGGGATCGGCTGGAGCAGTCCATCTCCGCGGATATCCGCAAGCTGCGCGAGGGGCAGCCGTTCGCGGGCGTGGCTCGTTATCAGCTTCTGTATCCCGAACACGCGGACACCCTGTTCGATCACGTCCCCCAGCCTGCGTTCGTCTGCTTCGACGAGACGGCTCGCATCCTGGAGCGCGCGGACGTGCTCGAGAAGGAGTTTCGCGAGTGGCTGTCGGGCGCCATGATGCGGGGCGAGGTGCTCTCGGGCACGGTCGACGCCATTCACTACGAGGCGAAGTTTCAAGAGTTGAATCGGCCGAAGGTGCACTTCGCGACGTTCGCCCACACGCGCGGCAGTCAGCGGTATCAGCAGGTGCTCAACATCTCCGCGCGCAGCATGCAGAATTTCCACGGGCAGATGAACGTGTTGAAACAAGAGCTCGCGCGCTGGGAGAAGGCGCACACGCAGGTGGTGTTTGCGGCCGCGACCAAGGAGCGGGCGGATCACCTGGCGCGCGTCCTGGACGACTATCGCATCCAGGCCGATCAGGTGGAGGTCTTTACGCCGGGATCGAAGGTGCCGCAGATCGTCGTCGCCAACCTGTCAAGCGGGTTCGAGTTGCCGATGCACCGCATCGCCGTGATCGTCGAGACCGAGGTGTTCACGGCGAAGCGGAAGCATCGCCAGACGCGCGCGCAGGTCTCGGATGCGGAGCGGATCAAGAGCTACCAGGAACTGAATGTCGGCGACTACGTGGTGCACGTGAATCACGGCATTGGCCGGTACATGGGTATCAAGACGCTTGAGGTCGATGGTCGCCGCAACGACTACCTGTACCTGAGCTACGCGGGCGGCGACAGCCTGTACGTGCCGGTGGACCAGATCGATCAGATCCAGCGGTACATCGGCTCCGGCGAGAAGGAGCCGAAGCTGCACAGCCTCGGGTCGAGCGAATGGCAGAAGACGAAGAACCGCGTCAAGAAGTCGGTGCGCGACATCGCGGGCGATCTCCTGAAGCTCTACGCGAAGCGCGAGGCGACGCCCGGGCACGCGTTCTCGCCCGACACGCCATGGCAGGCGGACTTCGAGAACATGTTCCCGTACGAGGAGACGCCGGACCAGCTTCGCGCCATCGCGGAGATCAAGCGGGACATGGAGAAGCCGCGCCCGATGGATAGGCTCCTGTGCGGCGACGTGGGCTACGGCAAGACGGAGGTCGCCATGCGCGCGGCGTTCAAGGCGGTCATGGACGGGAAACAAGTCGCGGTGCTGGTGCCGACGACGGTCCTCGCGCAGCAGCACTACGAGACGTTCAAGGAGCGGTTCGCCGGCTTCCCAGTGAAGATTGAGATGCTGAGCCGCTTCCGGACGCGCAAAGAGACGCAGGAGGTGTTGAAGGGCCTCAAGGAGGGGACCATCGACATCGTCATCGGCACGCACCGGCTTTTGCAGAACTCGGTGCAGTTCAAGGACCTGGGGCTTCTGATTGTGGACGAGGAACAGCGCTTCGGCGTGACCCACAAGGAAAAGCTGAAGCAGTTGCGCGCGAATGTGGACTGTTTGACGCTGACCGCGACGCCCATCCCGCGCACGCTCCACATGTCCATGCTCGGCGTGCGCGATCTGTCCATCATCGAGACGCCGCCCGAGAACCGGTTTCCGGTCCAGACGTACGTCGTGGAGTACAACGAGGGGCTTGTCAAAGAGGCCATCGAGCGCGAACTCGCCCGCGGCGGACAGGTGTACTTCGTGTACAACGACGTCCAGACCATCCACCGCATGGCCGAGCGCGTGCAGTCGCTCGTGCCCGATGCGCGCGTGAGCGTGGCGCACGGTCAGATGGCGGAGGCGGAGCTCGAGCGCGTGATGCTCGACTTTCTCGAGGGCGAGTACGACGTGCTCGTCACCACCACCATCATCGAGACGGGGCTCGACATTCCGAACGTGAACACCTTGATTGTGTACGACGCCGACAAGTTCGGTCTGTCCCAGTTGTATCAGCTGCGCGGCCGCGTCGGCCGATCCAACCGGATTGCGTACGCATATTTCACCTATCAGCCGGCCAAGGTGCTGTCGGAGGTCGCGGAAAAGCGGCTGGCGGCCATCAAGGAGTTCACCGAGCTCGGCAGCGGCTTCAAGATCGCCATGCGTGACCTGTCCATCCGCGGCGCTGGCAACTTGCTCGGGGCCGAGCAACACGGGTTCATCAACTCTGTGGGCTTCGACATGTACACGGAGCTCTTGCAGCAGGCCATTCGCGAGCTGCGCGGCGAGCAGCTGGAGAAGCCCGTCGAACCGACCATCGACGTGCCCGTCGAGGCGTACATTCCAGACACCTATATCTCCGATCCGTCTCAGAAGGTGGCCATGTACAAGCGGTTCCGGGCGATTCAGGCTGTGTCCGAGGCGGACGATCTCGAGGACGAGCTCATCGATCGCTACGGCGATCCGCCGCAGGAGGTGCGCAATCTGCTCGACGTGACGAGGCTCAAGAGCCTCGCGATGCAGGCGCACGCGGATCACATCGCGACGCAGGGTGCCGACACGACCGTGCGGTTTCCGAACGAGAAGCATGCGCCCGTCGATTATCCGAAGCTCCTGTCCATGGCGGTCAAGCACAAGGCGCAGGTCACCTCGCGGCCGAACGGCATGATCTTTGTCGCGTTCCGAACCAAGGGCCTCGCGGGGGACGAGATCGTCCGGAGGATCATCGCCTTCTTGACGGATTACCTGGAGATGGTGCGGCAGTCGAAAAAGCAGGAAGAGGTGGCGGGCGTCTGAGCCCCGCCATGCTCGGCCCTCATGGCTTCGCTGGTGCATAGAGGATCTGGGCGAGTCGCATAATACAGTCACGTCGGATTCCGTTGCACCAAACTTCATGAGGGTGAGGGATCTTTTTGAAAGCCACAGGCATCGTGCGGAGAATTGATGATCTCGGTCGGGTTGTGATTCCGAAGGAAATTCGACGGACGTTGCGCATTCGCGAAGGCGATCCCTTAGAGATATTCGTGGACCGCGACGGCGAGGTCATCCTGAAGAAGTATTCGCCCATCGGAGAACTCGGGGACTTTGCCAAGGAGTATGCGGATTCGCTCGCCGAAAACACGGGGCACATCGCGATGATTGCGGATCGGGACGTGATCATCGCCGTGTCGGGGGCGCCGAAGAAGGAGTTTTTGGACAAGCCTGTGAGCGAAGACATCGAACAGGCGATGGAGGAGCGGAAAACGGTACACAATTCGGCGGCGGGGGAGTACGCCATCGTGCGGGATCGCCCGGAGCGATTCGGCGCGCGCGTCATCGCGCCCATCATCGCCGCAGGCGATCCGATTGGCGCGGTCATCCTCGCCACCCGCGACGAGAGCGTGCGGATGGGGGAGACCGAGGTCAAGTTGGCGGAAACGGCCGCCGGCTTTTTGGGTAAGCAAATGGAGCAATAAACAAGCTCCGTCCATAAAATACCATATGTGCATCGGGTGTGCAAGTGCGATTCGGACGGATGAGCGCCAGGGGCGCATGTCAGAGCCGACGACCGCGCAGCGCCATCGGGCCTCCCGCGCTGGGTGAAACAGGGGCCAGCGGGGGGCCGTTTTGTGTGCGGTGAATTTTGCAGTGAAGGAATTTGTACTCGCGTGCATGGATCGAACGGCTCGGGCGCTGTCGTCTCCAGACAGAGATAAGCTTACCGCACGCACTTCTGGCGGCGCGGAGGCGGTGCGGTATACTGGAGGCGGAGGCGCACGTGCGCATCGCGAGAAACGGGAAACGATATCGTGGCCAAATATCTGAACGGCTTTCGTTCGCGTTTCACATGAGGTATCGGGTGCGAACGAGGGAAGAGGCGGTCGAGGAGATCGTAGGCATCTTGGAGCGACTTCCAGACGTGCAGGAGCGCCATCTCGAGCACCTCGAACGCCGAAAGCGCGAACTGCATGGAAACCGTTCCGCCATGGAGGGGTAGGCGCATTGAGCATCTTGCACATTGTCGGATTGGGCCCTGGAGATCCGGACAGCATCCCGCTCGGATCGTACGAGATCATGCGGCGCGGCTGGCCCGTCGTGCTTCGCACGCGCGAACACCCGGCCGTGAAGAGGCTCGAGGAAGCGGGCGTCACCTACCAGACGTGCGATGATCTCTACGAGAAGTGCGACACGTTTGACGCGGTCTACGAGGCGATTGTCGCGCGCCTGCTCCACCTCGCAGAAGGGCATCCGCATGTCGTATACGTGGTTCCGGGCCACCCTCTCGTGGCCGAGCGCGCGGTGCAGATGCTCTTGACACAGTCGCTCCCGGATGTGGAGGTCGAGATCGGCCCGGGACAGAGTTTTCTCGATCTCGCCGTGGCAAGGCTCGGGATCGATCCGGTGGAGGGGCTCCTGTTGCTCGACGGCCTTGCGCTTCGGCACGACCAACTCAACCCGCGCCTGCACACCTTCATCGCCCAGGTGTACAATCGCGCCGTGGCGAGTGAGGTGAAACTCACCTTGATGGAGCTCTACCCGGACGAGTACGAGGTCGTGATCGTCCGGGCGGCCGGCGTCCGCGGAGAAGAGCGGATGGAGCGCGTGCCGCTGTACGAGATCGACCGTCTCGCGTGGATCGATCACCTCACGACGCTGTACGTGCCGCCCGCCAAGGACGCGGCCGTGTTGTACCGGGATCTGCACGAGGCTCCGCGAATTGTCGAAGTCCTGCGCGGGCCGAACGGCTGCCCGTGGGATCGGAAGCAGACGCACGCGTCGTTGCGCAAGTACGTCGTCGAGGAGGCGTACGAGGTGGCGGAGGCCATCGACGAGGGCGATGCCGATCACCTCGCGGAGGAGCTGGGGGATCTCCTGCTGCAGATTCTTCTCCACGCGCGCATCGCGGAGGAAGCGGGCGAGTTCACGCTTCGCGACGTATTTGCGGGGCTCGCGGCGAAGCTGGTCCGCCGCCACCCGCACGTGTTTGGGGACGAGGTGGCGAAGACGGCGGACGACGTCCGCGGCATTTGGGAGCAGGTAAAACAGGATGAGCGTAGAAATGAAGAGCGTGAAGAGAGCGCCTTGTCAGGCGTGAAGCTCGCCGGGCCAGCGCTCGCTGTGGCGCAGGCGGTCCAGAAGGCGGCGGCCAAGGTCGGGTTCGACTGGTCGAACGAGGCCGACGTATGGCAGAAGGTCAAAGAGGAAATGAATGAACTTGACATCGAGCGACGTCGGGAGCCGCGGGATGCCGCCAAGCTCGCCGCGGAAGCCGGGGATGTGCTGTTTGCCGTCGTCAACCTCTGCCGGTTTCTCGATCTCGACGCCGAGGCCGTCCTGGCCCAGGCGACGCGCCGATTTGTCCGCCGGTTCCGGTACGTGGAGGAACGGCTGCGCTCCAATGGGGGATCGTGGGAAACCGCGTCTCCAGAAGCCCTCGATGCGTACTGGAACGAGGCAAAAATCGCATTTTCACAGTCGAACTAGCAGGATTCCCGGCGAGAAGAACGAATAACATTCCCGACATTCCCACGAAAGGGGTATCGCACGCGTGAATAAGATGGAACTCATCAACCGTGTCGCGGAAAAGACCAACTTGAAGAAGAAGGACGCGGAGAGTGCGGTCAACGCCGTGTTCGAGATCATCGAGGAGGCCCTCGCCAACGGCGAGAAGGTGCAGATCATCGGCTTTGGCACGTTTGAGACGCGTTCTCGCGCCGCGCGCTCGGGCCGCAACCCGCAGACGGGCGAGGTCATCGAGATCCCGGCTTCCACGGTGCCTGCGTTCAAACCGGGCAACAAGCTCAAGGAAGTCACGCGCTGAACCTTGCGACTCGATAAGTTTCTCAAGGTGTCCCGCTTGATCAAACGGCGCACCCTGGCCAAGAAGATCTGCGATGCCGGGCGCG from Alicyclobacillus acidocaldarius subsp. acidocaldarius DSM 446 carries:
- the mfd gene encoding transcription-repair coupling factor codes for the protein MKGLVELMAADGALSSLADGMGPRRNDILITGVTGAGRQLVMAALYHLRNRRLPESMIVVTHTASHAQTIWEDLKEYLPDARVYLYPERDNALVDYLASSSDVLADRLHVLEALAQEGPVVVVTTLLAAWQPVTKKSHFLHSLVNLAVGESKPIDDVVAQLVRGGYERVSLVESRGQFSVRGGILDVFPMGHDLPYRIEWFDTDIDSIRTFDPATQRSQDKRDRVSFGPAFDLMLPQPVADKVADELEARLEARLKTVTDAALRDRLEQSISADIRKLREGQPFAGVARYQLLYPEHADTLFDHVPQPAFVCFDETARILERADVLEKEFREWLSGAMMRGEVLSGTVDAIHYEAKFQELNRPKVHFATFAHTRGSQRYQQVLNISARSMQNFHGQMNVLKQELARWEKAHTQVVFAAATKERADHLARVLDDYRIQADQVEVFTPGSKVPQIVVANLSSGFELPMHRIAVIVETEVFTAKRKHRQTRAQVSDAERIKSYQELNVGDYVVHVNHGIGRYMGIKTLEVDGRRNDYLYLSYAGGDSLYVPVDQIDQIQRYIGSGEKEPKLHSLGSSEWQKTKNRVKKSVRDIAGDLLKLYAKREATPGHAFSPDTPWQADFENMFPYEETPDQLRAIAEIKRDMEKPRPMDRLLCGDVGYGKTEVAMRAAFKAVMDGKQVAVLVPTTVLAQQHYETFKERFAGFPVKIEMLSRFRTRKETQEVLKGLKEGTIDIVIGTHRLLQNSVQFKDLGLLIVDEEQRFGVTHKEKLKQLRANVDCLTLTATPIPRTLHMSMLGVRDLSIIETPPENRFPVQTYVVEYNEGLVKEAIERELARGGQVYFVYNDVQTIHRMAERVQSLVPDARVSVAHGQMAEAELERVMLDFLEGEYDVLVTTTIIETGLDIPNVNTLIVYDADKFGLSQLYQLRGRVGRSNRIAYAYFTYQPAKVLSEVAEKRLAAIKEFTELGSGFKIAMRDLSIRGAGNLLGAEQHGFINSVGFDMYTELLQQAIRELRGEQLEKPVEPTIDVPVEAYIPDTYISDPSQKVAMYKRFRAIQAVSEADDLEDELIDRYGDPPQEVRNLLDVTRLKSLAMQAHADHIATQGADTTVRFPNEKHAPVDYPKLLSMAVKHKAQVTSRPNGMIFVAFRTKGLAGDEIVRRIIAFLTDYLEMVRQSKKQEEVAGV
- the spoVT gene encoding stage V sporulation protein T, encoding MKATGIVRRIDDLGRVVIPKEIRRTLRIREGDPLEIFVDRDGEVILKKYSPIGELGDFAKEYADSLAENTGHIAMIADRDVIIAVSGAPKKEFLDKPVSEDIEQAMEERKTVHNSAAGEYAIVRDRPERFGARVIAPIIAAGDPIGAVILATRDESVRMGETEVKLAETAAGFLGKQMEQ
- a CDS encoding bifunctional methyltransferase/pyrophosphohydrolase YabN; protein product: MSILHIVGLGPGDPDSIPLGSYEIMRRGWPVVLRTREHPAVKRLEEAGVTYQTCDDLYEKCDTFDAVYEAIVARLLHLAEGHPHVVYVVPGHPLVAERAVQMLLTQSLPDVEVEIGPGQSFLDLAVARLGIDPVEGLLLLDGLALRHDQLNPRLHTFIAQVYNRAVASEVKLTLMELYPDEYEVVIVRAAGVRGEERMERVPLYEIDRLAWIDHLTTLYVPPAKDAAVLYRDLHEAPRIVEVLRGPNGCPWDRKQTHASLRKYVVEEAYEVAEAIDEGDADHLAEELGDLLLQILLHARIAEEAGEFTLRDVFAGLAAKLVRRHPHVFGDEVAKTADDVRGIWEQVKQDERRNEEREESALSGVKLAGPALAVAQAVQKAAAKVGFDWSNEADVWQKVKEEMNELDIERRREPRDAAKLAAEAGDVLFAVVNLCRFLDLDAEAVLAQATRRFVRRFRYVEERLRSNGGSWETASPEALDAYWNEAKIAFSQSN
- a CDS encoding HU family DNA-binding protein, translated to MNKMELINRVAEKTNLKKKDAESAVNAVFEIIEEALANGEKVQIIGFGTFETRSRAARSGRNPQTGEVIEIPASTVPAFKPGNKLKEVTR